Proteins encoded within one genomic window of Mauremys mutica isolate MM-2020 ecotype Southern chromosome 11, ASM2049712v1, whole genome shotgun sequence:
- the SPG21 gene encoding maspardin, whose translation MGEIKVSPDYNWFRSTVPLKKIIVDDDDSKVWSLYDAGSKNIRCPLIFLPPVSGTADVFFQQILALTGWGYRVIALQYPVYWDHLEFCDGFRKLLDHLQLDKVHLFGASLGGFLAQKFAEYTHKSPRVQSLILCNSFSDTSIFNQTWTANSFWLMPAFMLKKIVLGNFASGPVDPVMADGIDFMVDRLESLGQSELASRLTLNCQNSYVEPHKIRDIPVTIMDVFDQSALSTEAKEEMYKLYPNARRAHLKTGGNFPYLCRSAEVNVYIQIHLLQFHGTRYAAIDPSMVSAEELEVQKIKLHSSSEQEQQ comes from the exons ATGGGAGAGATTAAAGTCTCTCCTGACTATAACTGGTTCAGAAGTACAGTTCCTCTTAAGAAG ATCATAGTAGACGATGATGACAGTAAAGTGTGGTCACTATATGATGCAGGATCCAAGAACATCAGGTGCCCACTCATATTTCTTCCACCTGTAAGTGGAACTGCAGATGTATTTTTCCAGCAGATTTTGGCACTGACTGGATGGGGTTACAGAGTTATTGCT TTGCAGTATCCAGTGTATTGGGACCATCTTGAGTTCTGTGACGGATTCAGAAAACTACTAGACCACCTACAACTGGATAAA gttCACCTTTTTGGAGCTTCTTTGGGAGGCTTTTTGGCTCAAAAATTTGCCGAGTACACACACAAGTCCCCTAGAGTTCAGTCTCTGATCCTGTGTAATTCTTTCAGTGACACTTCCATCTTTAACCAGACATGGACTGCAAACAG CTTTTGGCTAATGCCTGCATTTATGCTGAAGAAAATTGTTCTTGGAAACTTTGCTTCTGGTCCTGTAGATCCTGTAATGGCAGATGGAATCGATTTCATGGTTGATAGG CTGGAAAGCCTGGGCCAGAGTGAGTTAGCATCGAGACTTACACTCAACTGCCAGAACTCCTATGTGGAACCTCATAAAATTCGAGACATTCCTGTAACTATTATGGAt GTGTTTGATCAGAGTGCACTTTCAACTGAAGCGAAAGAAGAAATGTACAAACTGTATCCCAATGCCAGAAGAGCTCACCTTAAAACAGGAGGCAATTTCCCTTATCTCTGCAGAAGCGCTGAAGTCAATGTCTATATCCAA ATACACTTACTGCAGTTCCACGGTACACGATATGCAGCCATTGATCCTTCTATGGTTAGTGCAGAAGAACTGGAAGTCCAGAAAATCAAGCTTCACAGCAGCAGTGAACAAGAGCAGCAGTAG